A genomic window from Cucumis melo cultivar AY chromosome 8, USDA_Cmelo_AY_1.0, whole genome shotgun sequence includes:
- the LOC103486055 gene encoding uncharacterized protein LOC103486055 translates to MTEPTDQSPSPSSSSLPPKDPISLIHPRREPFEHGLLPIPKLIFSDPIQTLIPLKQKLLQSSSPSSRLNSSAISESLQISIDHARLVLDTLASVLHSDSDPLVNAAPHDVDSIGVDVLDLLLFLYIQSYKRLLPRSHKDSAAVADVWPSTSAFDGYLSALSPLQLVRSNSRRFMPSQADEEAHQLSYLQKHLGNILSLLAETVEGEGEESLVLSVERFEHLGFLVHFGDKGPDGIQLSQHAPFFANSDPDMPAVPVPAAQVLDWILQNIASSLENISERASLKENGPSGASDPDVAMADASTSSVTKASISRGPSYIEGISKSSIVKQASDLKGFSVKVLNSHESVIYILAPLRYATIYGCSDTTIVLGAVGKAVRVEHCERVQLITVAKRVCIANCRECLFFLGVNQRPLIVGDNHKLQVAPYNTFYSQLGEHMSEVGVEAALNRWDEPLALGVVDPHDSLSHPAGVSDVQTETATCLDPDQFTNFLIPNWVSGEVPGATDCNPFPLPDAYLASLERNKKTLGEVKQILRETPLEENRKRELSSALHVYFKDWLYASGNIRQLYCLQGD, encoded by the exons ATGACCGAACCCACTGACCAATCTCCttcaccttcttcttcctcattgCCACCCAAAGATCCAATCTCTCTGATCCATCCACGTCGTGAACCCTTCGAACATGGCCTCCTTCCTATTCCTAAGCTCATCTTCTCCGACCCCATCCAAACCCTAATCCCACTCAAGCAAAAGCTCCTCCAATCTTCTTCCCCTTCCAGTCGCCTCAACTCTTCCGCCATTTCCGAATCCCTCCAGATCTCCATCGACCATGCTCGCCTTGTCCTCGATACCCTTGCTTCCGTTCTCCACTCCGACTCTGACCCCCTCGTCAATGCTGCTCCTCATGATGTCGACTCTATTGGCGTCGATGTTCTTgatcttcttctctttttgtatATTCAGTCTTACAAGAGACTTCTCCCCAGATCGCATAAGGATTCCGCTGCTGTTGCCGATGTCTGGCCTTCCACTTCTGCTTTCGATGGCTACTTGTCCGCCCTTTCCCCTTTACAG CTTGTGCGCAGCAATAGCCGTCGATTCATGCCATCACAGGCTGATGAAGAGGCTCACCAATTATCATATTTACAAAAGCACTTGGGTAACATTCTCTCTCTCTTGGCAGAGACCGTGGAGGGGGAAGGCGAGGAATCTTTG GTTTTATCAGTGGAAAGATTTGAGCACCTTGGgtttttggttcattttggtGATAAGGGACCTGATGGAATTCAACTGAGCCAACATGCTCCATTTTTTGCTAATTCAGATCCTGATATGCCTGCTGTTCCTGTGCCAGCAGCTCAAGTGTTGGACTGGATTTTGCAAAACATCGCGTCTTCTTTAGAAAACATTTCAGAGAGAGCTTCTCTTAAAGAAAATGGACCATCTGGTGCATCAGACCCAGATGTTGCTATGGCTGATGCATCCACAAGTTCAGTTACTAAGGCTAGCATCAGCAGGGGTCCTAGTTATATTGAGGGAATTTCCAAGTCTTCTATTGTGAAGCAAGCATCTGATCTCAAAGGTTTTTCTGTGAAG GTGCTTAACAGTCATGAATCTGTAATTTACATATTAGCACCTTTGAGATATGCCACAATATATGGATGTTCTGATACTACCATTGTACTTGGAGCAGTTGGAAAG gCTGTTAGAGTTGAACATTGTGAGCGAGTTCAGTTAATTACAGTTGCAAAAAGAGTTTGCATTGCAAACTGTCGAGAGTGTTTGTTTTTTTTGGGGGTTAATCAACGACCACTGATTGTTGGTGATAATCACAAGTTGCAG GTGGCACCGTATAATACATTTTACTCTCAATTGGGGGAACACATGAGTGAAGTTGGGGTTGAGGCAGCTCTGAACAGATGGGATGAACCACTTGCCCTTGGTGTCGTAGATCCACACGATTCATTATCTCATCCTGCGGGTGTTTCTGATGTTCAAACTGAGACTGCTACATGTCTGGATCCTGACCAGTTCACAAATTTTTTG ATTCCGAACTGGGTTTCTGGTGAAGTTCCTGGAGCTACCGACTGCAATCCATTCCCATTGCCAGATGCTTATTTGGCATCTCTTGAGAGGAAT AAAAAGACCTTGGGGGAAGTAAAGCAAATACTAAGAGAAACCCCACTTGAAGAGAACCGCAAACGAGAATTATCTTCTGCCCTACATGTATACTTCAAAGATTGGTTATATG CTTCAGGAAACATCCGTCAGCTTTACTGCTTGCAAGGTGACTAA